In Triticum aestivum cultivar Chinese Spring chromosome 5B, IWGSC CS RefSeq v2.1, whole genome shotgun sequence, the following proteins share a genomic window:
- the LOC123110222 gene encoding protein IQ-DOMAIN 5 — MGISSKWIKSLVGIKKHGKAQNGESSRERSSAAQVLHKRKHSVDTEGALAVAERTVQTEPLASDTNTQTISSETELNTKEHQAAIVIQSAFRAFLARRALRALKGLVRLQALVRGHAVRKQAAETLQCMQSLVKAQARVRARQVCIGLEGQVPQKKAPEKNAQEDQAREIEERWCGGIGSAEDMQAKVLKKQEAAAKRERAMAYALTHQRQAGSRKQKAADVQGPEADENQWGRNWVERWVAVRPWENRLLDSNAKENVPFGDDKEADENGDRDVNKPKGKVAVSGILSNGSSQTKDAKHKKSHSDASGSSSGQSAAVPPTASLGSSKLKPKPSDQTSEEVSPQPKPSDQTSEEVSPQPTDPAPRSTSNPKERPAQVNAPTRKRLSLPNNATASGGARKGQASSSEKTRSVGSKNTAKGASKSEPKQRPSPGSATAKRVQAQA; from the exons ATGGGCATTTCATCCAAGTGGATCAAATCACTTGTTGGGATAAAAAAGCATGGAAAAGCTCAAAATGGCGAAAGCAGCAGAGAA AGGAGCTCTGCTGCTCAGGTGCTACACAAACGGAAACATTCCGTGGATACTGAAGGCGCCCTTGCAGTTGCCGAACGCACAGTGCAAACTGAACCATTGGCTAGTGACACCAATACACAGACAATTTCATCTGAGACTGAACTAAATACAAAGGAGCATCAGGCTGCAATAGTTATTCAATCAGCCTTTCGAGCATTCTTG GCTAGGCGAGCTTTACGGGCATTAAAAGGATTAGTTAGACTCCAGGCTCTCGTTAGGGGCCATGCTGTACGAAAGCAAGCAGCAGAAACACTTCAGTGTATGCAATCACTAGTAAAGGCTCAAGCTCGTGTCAGAGCAAGACAGGTTTGTATTGGTTTGGAAGGTCAGGTGCCCCAGAAGAAGGCTCCTGAAAAAAATGCTCAGGAGGATCAAGCTCGAGAAATTGAG GAACGCTGGTGTGGCGGTATTGGATCGGCGGAAGATATGCAAGCTAAAGTATTGAAAAAGCAAGAAGCTGCCGCTAAGCGGGAAAGAGCAATGGCATATGCTTTAACGCACCAG CGGCAAGCAGGTTCCAGGAAACAGAAAGCTGCAGATGTCCAAGGGCCAGAGGCGGATGAGAACCAGTGGGGGCGGAACTGGGTGGAGAGGTGGGTGGCTGTACGCCCGTGGGAGAACAGGTTACTGGACAGTAATGCCAAAGAGAATGTACCGTTTGGCGATGATAAGGAGGCCGACGAAAATGGGGACAGGGATGTAAACAAGCCAAAAGGAAAAGTTGCGGTTTCGGGCATTCTGTCAAATGGTTCAAGCCAGACGAAAGATGCAAAACACAAGAAGTCACATTCTGatgcaagtggttcttcatcaggGCAATCTGCGGCTGTGCCACCCACCGCTTCTTTGGGATCATCTAAGCTGAAACCGAAGCCATCGGATCAAACCTCTGAGGAAGTCAGCCCTCAACCGAAGCCGTCGGATCAAACCTCTGAGGAAGTCAGCCCTCAGCCTACAGATCCGGCTCCGCGGTCCACAAGTAACCCGAAGGAAAGGCCAGCACAAGTCAATGCACCAACGAGGAAGCGGCTATCCCTTCCTAACAACG CAACTGCCAGCGGCGGAGCAAGAAAAGGCCAGGCGAGCAGCAGCGAGAAAACTCGGTCCGTCGGTTCCAAGAACACGGCGAAAGGTGCATCCAAGTCTGAACCGAAGCAGCGACCGAGCCCCGGTAGCGCAACCGCGAAGCGGGTCCAGGCACAGGCCTGA